A genomic stretch from Bacterioplanes sanyensis includes:
- the ung gene encoding uracil-DNA glycosylase, with amino-acid sequence MQMTKAGALHPSWQQVLGEELQQPYMQQLRDFLKMEKTAGKNIFPPGPQIFNAFNHTPFDQVRVVIIGQDPYHGPGQAHGLSFSVQPGVALPPSLKNIFKELQQDLGIALSGSGDLTPWADQGVLLLNATLTVEQAKAGSHQGKGWERFTDAAIAALNAQRQGLVFVLWGSYAQKKGAVIDTSRHLVLKSVHPSPLSAHRGFFGTRPFSRINDYLQQQGLAAINWQV; translated from the coding sequence ATGCAAATGACGAAAGCCGGGGCGTTGCATCCATCCTGGCAGCAGGTGCTGGGTGAAGAGCTGCAACAGCCCTATATGCAGCAGCTGCGTGATTTTCTGAAAATGGAAAAAACTGCCGGAAAAAATATCTTCCCGCCTGGGCCGCAAATATTTAATGCCTTTAATCATACCCCCTTTGATCAAGTACGAGTGGTGATTATTGGCCAGGATCCGTATCACGGTCCGGGTCAGGCCCATGGCCTGAGTTTTTCGGTACAGCCAGGTGTAGCATTGCCACCCTCGCTGAAAAATATCTTTAAAGAACTACAGCAAGATTTAGGCATTGCTTTGTCTGGCAGTGGTGATTTAACCCCTTGGGCAGATCAAGGCGTACTACTGCTCAATGCCACGCTGACGGTCGAACAGGCGAAAGCGGGTTCACATCAAGGCAAGGGTTGGGAGCGTTTTACCGACGCTGCCATTGCGGCATTAAACGCACAGCGTCAGGGGCTGGTATTTGTGCTATGGGGCAGCTATGCGCAGAAAAAAGGCGCGGTGATCGATACCAGTCGTCACTTGGTATTAAAGTCGGTACACCCATCGCCGTTGTCGGCCCATCGTGGATTTTTTGGCACTCGCCCTTTTAGTCGAATAAACGACTATTTGCAGCAGCAAGGCTTGGCTGCCATT